The Cryptococcus neoformans var. grubii H99 chromosome 10, complete sequence genome segment GATGCTTAACACACCATTCTTGAGCTGCTCAGACATTCGGCTGTGCTCCTTGACTTTCTATAATGGCGTTAATACTCCGCGAACAGCAAATGATCTGCTTGACTCACATCGCGGTAAGCGTTGATCGCCTGGTACTTTTCCGGGGCCATTCCCTGAGGAGCGACTACTTGTTGCGATGTTGATCCTTCGGCTGACATTGTTAACGGGCAGTGCTTGGGGATATAGTGACAattggaggaagatagaTATGTGTATTttggtggaaagagaagatagCGACTTAGGCGCAGCGGAGAGTGACGCGGCCTGGTTAAAGTGATAATTAAGGTCAAACTAATATTTAATTAACATATAAATAACTAATCGCCTCCACCAAAAATTCACAAACGTCTTGGAAGGGATTGGCCGGTTTGTTTACAGAAAGTTGCAAGCTGCGACGAGATAAATGTTGAAAAGTCTTATCCCAAGGCGTCTCATATCCACAGTAACTCGTATTAGAACATTCACAATGACCACCAGCCCCATCCGCTCTCCTCCCGCAAAGCGTCTCAAACAGGAACTGCCTGCAGACTTTACACACGTCACAGAGGCTCCCGTCAATGCTCTCTTTGCAGAACCGTCAAAGCCTCAGCAACAGCCCAAGAAACAGACAAAGAGAGACAAgcgaaagggaaggaagccCTTGCCTGAACCATTCTCTCCGGCAGATGTCATGTGGCATGATGTCCGTGATTTCCTCGGATCTAACTATGTCGACGAGTTGTTGGCtaagaaggatgggagtGAATGGGAGGCGCCGAGCGAGTTGGGTAGTTTTGCGGTTGTCGAGTTGACTGCCGGTGCTTTTACTGTTTCGGGTGGGGTTtatctctctttcaccctATATAAAATCAATCCACTAATTTTTAAGGCAGGCGAATCTCTGTCGTTATTCCAATCCGGCGATAAGAAATGGGCCATCATCACCCCCTTTGCCCACCCTGGCGACCGTATCCGTGCCAAAATCTACAAACATGACCGTCTCCATTGCCTCGCAGACCTCGTCGAAATCCTGGAATACAGCGATACTTACCGAGGCGGTGAAGGCGACAGGCGGGTCAACCCGGATGCGGGTTGCAAGTACTTTGGAGAATGCGGCGGATGTCAACTTCAACCTGTACCTTATCACCTCCAACTCCAACATAAACTACGCACCGTCCAACTTGCATATGAACGATTCTCCACTTTACCATCTTCTCTAGTACCTACCATCTTACCCACCATCGGTTCCCCTAAACAGTGGGGATACCGTACCAAAATTACCCCACATTTTGATGCCCCTCCTAAATgggcaaaggaaaagctCGCCAAGCTTCAGGCGGAAGCAGCCTCTactggggaagaagaagcgctCAACGCGGAGAATGAGGCaagggaaggatgggagtGCAGAGTCGGGTTTGAACGTAAAGGTAAACCCGGTGTGATGGATATCGAAGAATGTCCTATCGCCACGCCCGTACTTAATACCCAACTCACCCTCTCTCGTGCCCAAGTCAAATCTAGCATCATGTCCTACAAAAAGGGCGCCACCATCCTCTTACGTGATGCCCTTCCCGAACCTAAGCCTTTGCCCACAGCGGAGAACCCGTGGAACGTACAAGAAGCGGGCGAGGAGGAACATGTAGCAGTGACGGATCACAAGGCGCAAGTGTATGAACGCGTAGGACCATGGTTGTTCACCTTCACAGCGGGGAGTTTCTTCCAGAACAATAACTCAATTCTCATCCCACTCACTACATACGTCCAAGAAgccatcttcccctccaATCCCAACCCCCACAACACCCGCCCGACTCACCTCGTAGACACTTACTGCGGCTCCGGTTTATTCGGCATCACCCTCTCCCCATCATTCACCGCGGTCGCTGGGGTGGAGATTTCCTCGCTCAGTATAGAAGCAGCGAGGAGAAATGCGGAGATGAATGGGTTAAAGGATAAGACGACGTGGTTGTGTGGGAAAGCGGAGGATATATTTGGAGGGTTGGCCGAGCAGGGTTTTGCGGGAGGACATTCTTGTGTCGTCGTTGACGTAAgtcccctcctcctctcttttcttgCCTCTCTTAAGCAAATGGCAAAGCTTATCCAATGAAAATGCAGCCTCCAAGGAAAGGCTGCGACACTCCCTTCCTCGATCAACTCCTCAACTTCCGACCCCTCACTATCGTCTATGTCTCGTGCAACGTACACACCCAAGCGAGGGATGTGGGTTACCTCGTCCATGAAAGTAACAAGCGTGGACAAGCTagtgaaggaaaaggagaagatgtgaAAGAGTGGAAATATACAGTAGAGAGTTTAAGGGGTTTTGACCTTTTCCCGCAGACAGCACATGTGGAAAGTGTAGCTGTGCTGAGGCTTGAGGAGCAATAAGCAATGAGTGGTTAGTGGCTTGTCGCTAATAAAGGAACGCGtgaaggtggaagagagagggaaaaggatgaCGTAGCAGCAGTGTACATACATCTCTTGGTCTTGCATATTCACATATCGACGTCTACATTTTCTTACGTATCCAGAATCTCATGTCTTCAGACATGTAAGGTAATGCTCGTCATTTATCATCTACATCTCAGCCTAATTCAGCCCACTTTCACTCCTCGTAAAAACCTTTGGGCTTTCGGTTGAACATTCACTAATGTGATCCTTTGATAGCGCCAGCTACGATCCCAGCGATAATAAGGACCAACAACAATCCTATCGCGATCGTCCACTGGTCGATTGTTGTTAGGTCAATAGGTCAAGGTCAGATCAGACAGAAGATATACAGcaagagaggatggtggaagagggggagagaagaggagacgCACTTTCTTGTTTTTCCACCAGAATTTTCGGCGAGTGGTCGTTGCTTGCGTTTTAAACGTTTGAGCATGTATCGAAAGATCATCTAAATCCGAAAATGAGGGTGTTAGGGCACCGTCATCCATTAACCTTTCTAAACTTTCTCTTAACCCATCCATTTCTATGGCCTCTTTTACACCATTTTCATTTTCATTATCAGAAGCAACAAACGACGTACGAGTCCGCTGATCAAGGTGTTCCAGCCTTTCCCCTCTCTCAGTGAGGGACTCTATATTGTTGTGGATGATCGTTTTAGTTTCTTCGAGTTGGGTGTTTATGGAAGCGATTTTGGCACTTTGAGAATCAACTTGCCCTTGTTGCCTGTGCCGATTGGGGGTGTTAACTTGATCTTGGGTCTGATTACGTTGACCAAATCGTTCTACAAGGATGGAAGCGTCAATGTCATCATAACCAATAGCTTGAACGTCATTGTAACTTAGGAAGGGGTTCTCAACGTACCAACAACCGTGGGACCTTGGCTGAGACTACCAGATTGTGGCCGGCCGTATGAGTATGTCGGGGGCTGTACAGAAGGCGAGTATGGTTCTGCCCTTTTGAATCTATCAGCGACTGAGCCTGATGTAGGTGGCAAAAGACACTCGCTCGATATGCGAGGTTGGGGGAGGGTAGGGAGGTACGTACATGTTTCGCAATGGGACGTCTCAGTCGTCAcagaaaaaagaaacacAACAAGAATGAAGTGCTAGAGTTTCTACCTCTCAGAGGTTTGTTCGACAGTACATCATGTAAGCCTGATGAAGTCCTTTATGCAACCCCTTCCTTTATCCCTTTATCACTCGCAAGGAGGCATTAGCCAAAATGTTCGGATTTTCTCTATATTAATGATTCATACAGGTTGAGTTATTGCCGTTCAGACTGAACAGTCGGTAAATGCTGtaattaaaaaaaaagaaacagtGCCGACAATCTGTGCGACGTTAGAAGGCAGGCGCGTGTCGAAGCGCCTCGGGGGGTAAAGGCCGATAAACCCGCCACGTGGCTCTGTGCGTCGTCATCACGCACCGCGTCCGGGCGCTCGGGCCTCCTCTCTCACTGTCAGCAACCAGCCAACCCATCCAACTACCATCCCCCTACCATTTCATAGTCTAGAACTGCCGGCTgactcatcctctttcctcccttcttccttttgccACCCACACCCAACACAGCGGCACGACACTACTCTAGAATCCCCAAGAACACAGACATCAGCTTCACCATGGCAGCGCCAGAGAAGCCCATCGTGTTCACTGAACACCTGCAACTCACAGCCCTCGGCATCCAAcccacctccatctccttccaaACACTAACGCTCGAATCAGATGCCTGGATCTGTGTCAGAGAAACTGGCGATACACCTCAGGTCGTCATTGTGAACTTGAACGATGCTGGTGATGTCGTTAGGAGGCCTATCACGGCTGATTCGGCTATCATGAACCCCAGAGCAAACGAGAAGATCTTGGCCCTTAAGGGTGAGTTAGCTAGCCAAATGAAAGAGAAATGAGCGGCTGACGCGTGTACAGCTGGTCGACAGCTCCAAGTGTTCAACCTCGGGGCCAAAGCTAAGCTTGGTACCCACCTTATGAACGACGATGTGACTTTCTGGACCTGGATCAACGATACTACTTTGGGTATTGTGACAGAGCGGGAAGTGTACCACTGGAAGGTTATGGATGGTCAGGCGGCTCCTACCAAGGTGAGTTGAGACTAAATCTTCACGCGCTAACTAGCGACAGGTGTTTGACCGACACGCCAACCTCACTGCCAACCAAATTATCAACTATAGAATATCACACGACGAAAAATGGCTCGTCCTTGTGGGTATCTCTTCTAACCCCAACGCCGGCCAACCCGGTGAGAATGGTTTCAAGATCAAGGGTGCCATGCAACTCTACTCTATCGAGAGAGGCGTTTCACAACCCATCGAAGGTCACGCCGCTACATTCGCTTCCATCAAGCTAGACGGTGCTCCCAACCCTACAAAACTGTTTGCCTTTGCAGTTAGaactgctgctggtgcCAAGTTGCACATTGTTGAGATTGGTCACCAGGCACCTAACCCTCCTTtccagaagaaggctgtCGACGTGTTTTTCCCTGCCGAGGCTCTGAACGACTTTCCCGTCTCTTTGCAAATCTCCCAGAAGCACGGTATTCTCTACCTCGTCACGAAGTTCGGATTCATTCACCTTTATGAAATTGAAACCGGTCAGTGTATCTACATGAACAGAATTTCCGGCGAGACCATTTTCACTACCGCCGAATACGAGACATTGTCAGGAATCATCGGAGTCAACAGGAAGGGTCAGGTTTTGAGTGTTAGTGTGGACGAGCAAACTGTCGTGCCCTACATCCAACGTGagttcatctttttctAGGACTCTGCTGACAATG includes the following:
- a CDS encoding tRNA (uracil-5-)-methyltransferase, whose amino-acid sequence is MLKSLIPRRLISTVTRIRTFTMTTSPIRSPPAKRLKQELPADFTHVTEAPVNALFAEPSKPQQQPKKQTKRDKRKGRKPLPEPFSPADVMWHDVRDFLGSNYVDELLAKKDGSEWEAPSELGSFAVVELTAGAFTVSGESLSLFQSGDKKWAIITPFAHPGDRIRAKIYKHDRLHCLADLVEILEYSDTYRGGEGDRRVNPDAGCKYFGECGGCQLQPVPYHLQLQHKLRTVQLAYERFSTLPSSLVPTILPTIGSPKQWGYRTKITPHFDAPPKWAKEKLAKLQAEAASTGEEEALNAENEAREGWECRVGFERKGKPGVMDIEECPIATPVLNTQLTLSRAQVKSSIMSYKKGATILLRDALPEPKPLPTAENPWNVQEAGEEEHVAVTDHKAQVYERVGPWLFTFTAGSFFQNNNSILIPLTTYVQEAIFPSNPNPHNTRPTHLVDTYCGSGLFGITLSPSFTAVAGVEISSLSIEAARRNAEMNGLKDKTTWLCGKAEDIFGGLAEQGFAGGHSCVVVDPPRKGCDTPFLDQLLNFRPLTIVYVSCNVHTQARDVGYLVHESNKRGQASEGKGEDVKEWKYTVESLRGFDLFPQTAHVESVAVLRLEEQ